The following coding sequences are from one Triticum dicoccoides isolate Atlit2015 ecotype Zavitan chromosome 4A, WEW_v2.0, whole genome shotgun sequence window:
- the LOC119284873 gene encoding vesicle transport protein GOT1-like — protein MVSFEMNDLKKIGLGLTGFGVFFSFLGIVFFFDKGLIAMGNILFLSGLGLTIGLKSTMQFFTKPKNYKGTISFGAGFFLVLIGWPFFGMLLEAYGFIVLFSGFWPTLAVFLQRIPILGWIFQQPFVTSFLDRYRGKRVPV, from the exons ATGGTGTCCTTTGAGATGAATGACCTTAAGA AGATAGGGCTAGGCCTGACAGGCTTTGGAGTATTCTTCTCCTTCCTGGGAATCGTTTTCTTCTTTGACAAGGGGCTTATTGCTATGGGCAAT ATACTCTTCCTGTCAGGTTTGGGTTTGACAATTGGTCTGAAATCAACTATGCAGTTCTTCACAAAGCCTAAGAATTACAAG GGTACCATCTCATTTGGCGCAGGCTTTTTCCTGGTTCTCATTGGATGGCCTTTCTTTGGCATGCTCTTAGAGGCATATGGTTTTATCGTGCTCTTCAG TGGATTCTGGCCAACACTCGCAGTTTTCCTGCAAAGGATTCCTATCCTTGGCTGGATTTTTCAACAACCATTTGTCACTTCG TTCCTTGACCGTTACAGAGGGAAACGAGTGCCGGTGTAG